A single region of the Populus nigra chromosome 2, ddPopNigr1.1, whole genome shotgun sequence genome encodes:
- the LOC133681715 gene encoding probable plastid-lipid-associated protein 11, chloroplastic translates to MATCHCLLLPVPFKPTIIPPKPISKITCSSITTQSQSAKQHLLTLISDQHRGLKTQNDPIKRSSIIQAIDAMADLGKDTVTTDDSLSATWRLLWTTEKEQLFIIEKAPLLGTQAGDVLQVIDVEKRTLNNVITFPPDGVFFVRSSIEVSSSQRVNFRFTSAVLRGKSWEIPLPPFGQGWFESLYIDEEIRVVKDIRGDYLVVDKAPYAWKE, encoded by the exons ATGGCCACATGTCATTGCCTCCTTCTCCCAGTTCCCTTCAAACCTACCATTATCCCTCCTAAACCCATCTCCAAAATCACCTGCTCGTCAATCACAACCCAGTCACAATCAGCCAAGCAACACCTCCTTACTCTAATCTCCGATCAACACCGTGGCCTCAAAACCCAAAATGATCCCATTAAAAGATCCTCAATTATCCAAGCCATTGATGCAATGGCTGATCTAGGAAAAGATACAGTCACCACTGATGACTCACTTTCTGCCACTTGGCGGTTGCTTTGGACCACAGAGAAAGAGCAACTTTTTATCATAGAGAAAGCTCCATTGTTGGGTACTCAAGCTGGTGATGTTTTGCAGGTTATAGATGTTGAAAAAAGGACTCTTAATAATGTTATCACTTTTCCACCTGATGGGGTTTTCTTTGTACGCTCAAGTATTGAAGTTTCTTCATCTCAAAGAGTGAATTTTAG atttacaAGTGCGGTTTTAAGAGGGAAGAGTTGGGAGATACCGTTGCCGCCTTTCGGCCAGGGATG GTTTGAATCGTTGTACATTGATGAGGAGATTAGAGTAGTGAAGGATATCAGGGGAGATTATTTAGTTGTTGACAAAGCTCCTTATGCTTGGAAAGaatga
- the LOC133682187 gene encoding GATA transcription factor 2-like has product MDVYGGLSTTTAPDYFHIDDLLDFSNDDLLSSPSSSIDHHHHLPPPETPSIHHHHFPSSTYINNPSSLSTDFTDHLSVPTDDVAELEWLSQFVEDSFSDFPSIINIPTDTSFCNKSRSKRSRATAPTATSSSPELETAVTGKSRLKKENDGAPHSPAEEGTVRRCTHCASEKTPQWRTGPLGPKTLCNACGVRYKSGRLVPEYRPAASPTFVLTRHSNSHRKVLELRRQKEMTVRQQQQQQHGYQGYEVC; this is encoded by the exons atggATGTCTATGGAGGATTGTCTACCACCACTGCACCTGATTATTTCCACATTGATGACCTTTTAGACTTCTCTAATGACGACCTCCTCTCCTCACCCTCCTCCTCCAtcgaccaccaccaccaccttcctCCACCTGAAACCCCCTCCATCCATCACCACCACTTCCCCTCCTCCACCTATATTAATAACCCTTCTTCTCTCTCCACTGACTTCACTGACCATCTCTCAGTCCCA ACCGATGACGTGGCAGAGCTAGAGTGGCTATCGCAATTCGTGGAGGACTCGTTCTCCGACTTTCCGAGCATCATTAATATCCCAACCGACACGTCGTTTTGCAACAAATCTCGCAGCAAACGCTCACGAGCCACCGCCCCCACCGCGACGTCCTCCTCGCCGGAGCTCGAAACTGCGGTGACCGGCAAATCGAGATTGAAGAAGGAAAACGACGGAGCGCCGCATTCTCCGGCGGAGGAGGGGACAGTGCGGAGGTGCACTCACTGCGCGTCTGAGAAGACTCCTCAGTGGAGGACGGGTCCGCTGGGTCCAAAAACGCTATGCAATGCCTGTGGAGTCAGGTATAAGTCGGGCCGGCTTGTACCAGAATATCGACCCGCAGCGAGTCCGACTTTTGTGTTGACTCGGCATTCGAACTCGCACCGTAAAGTTTTGGAGCTCCGAAGACAGAAAGAGATGACGGTgaggcagcagcagcagcaacagcacGGTTACCAAGGCTATGAAGTTTGCTAG
- the LOC133682260 gene encoding uncharacterized protein LOC133682260 has product MVDIQTVCCMCGDVGFPDKLFRCNKCRNRFQHLYCSNYYGEFSEPIEQCDWCQSEERNARHGNSSKKSGAEHDSGTLVTKRSEYSGDHKIKQHDREENSTTSSDQKGKNPSGIPSPRPTTRRYKLLKDVMC; this is encoded by the exons ATGGTTGATATTCAAACAGTATGTTGCATGTGCGGCGACGTTGGTTTCCCTGACAAACTCTTCCGTTGCAACAAATGTCGCAACCGTTTTCAGCACTT GTATTGTAGCAATTACTACGGCGAATTTTCAGAGCCAATTGAACAGTGTGATTGGTGTCAAAGTGAAGAGAGAAATGCAAGACATGGAAACTCTTCAAAGAAATCAGGAGCTGAACATGATAGCGGAACACTAGTCACAAAACGATCAGAGTATTCAGGTGATCATAAAATCAAGCAACATGATCGCGAAGAGAATAGCACTACTAGTAGTGATCAAAAGGGAAAGAACCCAAGTGGGATTCCCTCTCCAAGGCCTACTACACGCAGGTACAAGCTTCTCAAGGATGTCAtgtgttaa
- the LOC133682710 gene encoding T-complex protein 1 subunit alpha: MSIAAQTLDILGDRQSGQDVRTQNVMACQAVANIVKSSLGPVGLDKMLVDDIGDVTITNDGATILKMLEVEHPAAKVLVELAELQDREVGDGTTSVVIVASELLKRANDLVRNGIHPTSIISGYRLAMREACKYVEEKLAVKVEKLGKDSLVNCAKTSMSSKLIGGDSDFFANLVVDAVQSVKMTNVRGEVRYPIKGINILKAHGKSVKDSYLLNGYALNTGRAAQGMLMKVAPARVACLDFNLQKTKMQLGVQVLVTDPRELDKIRQREADMTKERIEKLLKAGANVVLTTKGIDDMALKYFVEAGAIAVRRVRKEDMRHVAKATGATLVSTFADMEGEETFEPSFLGYADEVVEERIADDDVILIKGTKNTSAVSLVLRGANDYMLDEMERALHDALSIVKRTLESNTVVAGGGAVESALSVYLEYLATTLGSREQLAIAEFAESLLIIPKVLAVNAAKDATELVAKLRAYHHTAQTKADKKQLSSMGLDLLKGTVRNNLEAGVIEPAMSKVKIIQFATEAAITILRIDDMIKLVKDESQNDEQ, from the exons ATGTCAATCGCCGCTCAGACACTTGATATTCTCGGCGATAGACAGTCCGGCCAGGACGTTCGCACTCAAAAcg TGATGGCTTGTCAAGCAGTCGCCAATATTGTTAAATCTTCCCTCGGTCCTGTTGGCCTCGACAAG ATGCTGGTGGATGATATTGGAGATGTAACGATTACCAATGACGGTGCGACTATTCTTAAGATGTTAGAAGTAGAGCACCCGGCTGCTAAG GTGCTTGTAGAGTTGGCTGAGCTTCAAGACCGAGAAGTTGGAGATGGGACAACTTCAGTTGTTATTGTAGCTTCAGAGTTGCTTAAG AGAGCAAATGATCTAGTGAGGAATGGGATTCACCCTACTTCTATAATCAGTGGATATAGA CTTGCTATGAGGGAAGCATGCAAATATGTTGAAGAAAAATTGGCAGTGAAG GTTGAAAAGCTTGGAAAAGACTCTTTGGTAAACTGTGCCAAGACAAGTATGTCCTCAAAGCTGATAGGCGGTGACAGTGACTTCTTTGCTAATTTG GTTGTTGACGCTGTACAATCAGTAAAGATGACCAATGTAAGAGGGGAAGTCAGATACCCCATCAAG GGCATCAATATTTTGAAAGCTCATGGCAAGAGTGTGAAAGATAGCTACCTTTTGAATGGATATGCTCTAAATACCGGTCGTGCTGCTCAAGGAATGCTTATGAAAGTCGCACCTGCAAGAGTTGCGTGCCTTGACTTCAATCTTCAGAAGACAAAGATGCAATTGGGTGTACAAGTCTTGGTCACTGATCCTAGGGAGCTTGATAAAATTCGTCAAAG AGAAGCTGATATGACAAAGGAACGCATTGAGAAACTCTTGAAAGCTGGAGCAAATGTTGTATTAACTACAAAAGGAATTGATGACATGGCCCTTAAG TATTTTGTGGAGGCTGGGGCTATTGCTGTGAGACGTGTTAGGAAGGAGGATATGCGCCATGTCGCCAAGGCAACTGGTGCAACATTG GTTTCAACATTTGCTGATATGGAAGGGGAGGAAACATTTGAGCCATCATTTCTGGGATATGCTGATGAAGTTGTAGAGGAGCGAATTGCTGATGATGATGTCATTCTGATTAAGGGGACAAAAAATACTAGTGCA GTCTCCTTGGTTCTCCGAGGTGCAAACGATTATATGCTTGATGAGATGGAGAGGGCACTTCATGATGCCTTATCTATTGTTAAGAGGACACTTGAATCTAATACG GTAGTAGCAGGAGGAGGGGCGGTTGAGTCTGCCTTATCTGTGTATTTGGAGTACCTTGCTACAACTCTGGGATCACGAGAACAGTTGGCAATTGCTGAGTTTGCTGAATCTTTATTAATTATACCTAAG GTGCTTGCTGTCAATGCTGCTAAGGATGCCACCGAGTTAGTTGCTAAACTACGCGCTTACCACCACACAGCTCAAACAAAGGCTGATAAAAAGCAGTTGTCCAG CATGGGCCTAGATCTTTTAAAGGGGACTGTTCGCAACAACTTAGAGGCTGGAGTAATTGAGCCTGCCATGAGCAAAGTGAAGATAATTCAG TTTGCCACTGAAGCAGCAATAACTATTCTTCGGATCGATGACATGATCAAGCTTGTCAAAGATGAGAGTCAGAATGATGAGCAATAG